From one Eucalyptus grandis isolate ANBG69807.140 chromosome 9, ASM1654582v1, whole genome shotgun sequence genomic stretch:
- the LOC120288088 gene encoding UPF0481 protein At3g47200-like, whose protein sequence is MALISNEELNQTVAHEPQQETSKDGQIEVETDEGENLCEDESRPPESDWIISINKNLDKAEEDHMACSWKKRSIYRIPHYLKDGKEKACVPQIVSIGPFHHGDERLCEKDKDKWRGLVCMLKRNNQRIEEYLDAVTKVEEKARACYEATIDMCNEKFIEMMVLDGCFVIELFWGFFYGFDKLGYTHDDPVFSSSRSSMDIIRRDMILLENQIPLFILDLLFCLQLGQPDRIGLLAKLALQFFYSLKPTDCPLYCLSWTRLEFDPLPLEGELHCLELFRRSLLYPRPKPVATQQSSQTGLQFIHCVTELRKKGIKFRNGEVEGFWNIRFKDGILEIPRLVIGDETPPLFLNLIAFEQCHFNCGNDITSYLIFMDNLINSAEDVGHLHDCGIMEHWLGSDTEVADLFNKLCKEVVLVGGHSYLSGLSKDVNTYSGNKCNGYIASLKLKYFSNPWSIISLIAAIILLVLTLAQTLYAVFGYYRPGF, encoded by the coding sequence ATGGCTTTAATTTCCAACGAAGAGCTCAACCAAACCGTAGCTCACGAGCCTCAGCAAGAAACATCCAAGGATGGCCAAATTGAGGTTGAGACCGACGAGGGTGAAAACCTCTGTGAAGATGAGTCGAGGCCGCCCGAGTCCGATTGGATCATCTCCATCAATAAGAACCTCGACAAAGCTGAGGAGGACCACATGGCATGCTCATGGAAAAAGCGCTCCATTTATCGGATCCCGCACTATCTCAAGGATGGCAAGGAGAAGGCCTGCGTCCCCCAGATTGTCTCCATCGGTCCGTTCCATCATGGTGACGAGCGCCTCTGCGAGAAGGACAAGGACAAGTGGCGCGGCCTCGTGTGCATGCTCAAGCGCAACAATCAGAGAATAGAGGAGTATCTAGACGCGGTGACAAAGGTCGAGGAGAAAGCCCGCGCTTGCTATGAGGCAACGATAGACATGTGCAACGAAAAGTTCATAGAGATGATGGTTCTCGATGGGTGCTTTGTGATCGAGTTGTTCTGGGGATTCTTTTACGGGTTTGATAAACTTGGCTACACTCACGATGACCCCGTCTTCTCCTCGTCGCGGAGTTCAATGGACATTATCCGGCGGGACATGATCTTGCTCGAGAATCAGATCCCGCTCTTCATTCTCGATCTGCTGTTTTGCCTCCAGCTCGGCCAACCTGACCGGATTGGGCTTTTGGCCAAGCTGGCGCTCCAGTTCTTCTACTCTCTGAAGCCGACAGACTGCCCCCTTTATTGCCTCAGCTGGACAAGGTTGGAGTTTGACCCGTTACCCCTTGAGGGCGAGCTCCATTGCCTCGAATTGTTTCGGCGGAGCCTCCTGTACCCACGCCCGAAGCCGGTAGCAACCCAGCAGTCGTCACAAACTGGGCTACAATTCATCCACTGCGTGACGGAGCTTCGGAAAAAAGGGATCAAGTTCAGAAACGGGGAAGTGGAGGGTTTCTGGAACATCCGGTTCAAGGACGGGATCCTTGAGATTCCCCGGCTTGTGATTGGGGATGAGACGCCGCCGCTTTTCCTCAACTTGATAGCCTTCGAGCAGTGTCACTTCAATTGCGGCAACGACATCACCTCGTACCTGATATTCATGGACAACTTGATTAACTCTGCCGAGGACGTGGGGCACCTCCACGATTGCGGGATCATGGAGCACTGGCTCGGGAGTGACACCGAGGTCGCTGACCTCTTCAACAAGCTATGCAAAGAGGTGGTATTGGTTGGCGGCCACAGTTATCTCTCTGGACTGTCTAAGGATGTGAACACTTACTCTGGCAACAAGTGTAATGGCTATATAGCCAGTCTCAAGCTTAAGTACTTCAGTAATCCCTGGTCAATCATTTCCTTAATTGCTGCTATCATTTTGCTTGTGCTTACTTTGGCACAGACCTTGTATGCAGTCTTTGGCTACTATAGGCCAGGTTTTTGA